The stretch of DNA GCACCGGCATCAGGAGGCGTCTTTTTCATCTCGTTTACTCAAAAAACTCTTTAATACGGAGACTTATTTCTCGCATCATTCACCCTTGCCTGCAAGCTTGGTAACTAGTGATGAAGGGGCTGCCAATCATAGCCGGCTTGCTGCCAAACATAATCAGGCAGGCATTCATCTATTCGTTTACGGCAAACGCGCCCTATGGTCGTCCTATGCGCAAGCCCCTCTGCGTTTTCCAGCTAGACAAACCTATGAAGCATCCAGTGCGATTGCCAGAGCTCATCACCTTAATCCTGAAAAAGTAGTTTATGCCTGCCAGAATCCACTTGCCATTGATAAGGGGGTTTTTCACAATGATGTTATTGCAGTTGCCAACGAATCCGTGTTGTTAATTCATCAGCAGGCCTTTCTCAATCAGGCAGAAGTAATCAGGGAACTTAAAGACAAAGCTGATTTTGATCTTACTATTGTTGAAATAAATGACCAGCAAATCAGCATGGATGACGCAGTATCCAGTTACCTTTTTAATTCCCAGCTACTAACGCTTGAGGATGGCTCGATGACCCTTGTGGCACCGAGTGAATGTCAAAACAACCAGCAGGTTCATGAAACAATTAATCACATCCTGTCATCCCCCAATAACCCAATCAATCATTGCTACTTCATGGACTTAAAGCAGAGTATGCGAAATGGCGGAGGCCCCGCTTGTCTGCGATTAAGGGTTTTACTCCAGGAAGAAGAGCTTGCAGAGATGCATCAGGGCGTGCTAATCAATGAATCTCTGCTCACAAGTCTTGAGCGATGGGTCCAAAGACACTACCGCGATCGCCTGCACGCTCAGGATTTCCTGGATCCTTTACTGGTGGATGAAGTCCTTCTCGCTCTCGATGAGTTGACGCAGATTTTGGACCTTGGCCCTGTATATCCCTTTCAACAAGCTTGACAACCAATGTGGAAAACCTTCG from Legionella quinlivanii encodes:
- the astB gene encoding N-succinylarginine dihydrolase, with amino-acid sequence MKSYELNMDGLVGPTHNYAGLSLGNIASTSNALSIANPRAAALQGLAKMRFLHELGLKQAVLPPHQRPNLNLLRQMGFYGSTEQMLAQASREAPEILAAAYSASSMWTANAATATPSIDSNDRRVHFTAANLISNLHRHQEASFSSRLLKKLFNTETYFSHHSPLPASLVTSDEGAANHSRLAAKHNQAGIHLFVYGKRALWSSYAQAPLRFPARQTYEASSAIARAHHLNPEKVVYACQNPLAIDKGVFHNDVIAVANESVLLIHQQAFLNQAEVIRELKDKADFDLTIVEINDQQISMDDAVSSYLFNSQLLTLEDGSMTLVAPSECQNNQQVHETINHILSSPNNPINHCYFMDLKQSMRNGGGPACLRLRVLLQEEELAEMHQGVLINESLLTSLERWVQRHYRDRLHAQDFLDPLLVDEVLLALDELTQILDLGPVYPFQQA